The Flavobacterium sp. 123 genome contains a region encoding:
- a CDS encoding ATP-binding cassette domain-containing protein, whose amino-acid sequence MQDQTHWNILLSDQVDKKTFIENLLSGQAKTPLSILNGLKGILFSDIAIQKFIAREEQYDSVEAANPELNRKLRTFSSGEQKKEFLQYCLNQQPDYIIFDNPFDHLDQVSRTVLATSLEELSNSITIIQLVNRKTDFLSFIENKTQIRDNSFAFNPISDQDNKTKKITSRIPEPLIPFEASENILVKMEGISVHYNEQKIVDRIFWTIKQGEFWQLIGPNGSGKSTLLSMITGDNPKGYGQELYLFGQKKGSGESVWDIKKKIGIFSTAMTELFRRNQTVEEMILSGFFDSIGLYIQPTVLQKQIVKQWLEVIEMSSLKNKHFNSLSLGQQRVILIVRAILKHPPLVILDEPIEGLDDENVALVIQLINLLQQETNMTILYVSHSIEPTLAPNAIFELTPAQSGSTGKVKFHSDYH is encoded by the coding sequence ATGCAAGATCAAACCCATTGGAATATACTATTATCAGATCAGGTTGACAAAAAAACCTTTATCGAAAATCTGCTTTCTGGTCAAGCCAAAACGCCATTGTCTATTTTAAATGGATTAAAAGGGATTCTTTTTTCAGATATTGCCATTCAAAAATTCATAGCAAGAGAAGAACAATACGACAGTGTTGAAGCCGCTAATCCTGAATTAAACAGAAAACTACGCACTTTTTCTTCAGGAGAACAAAAGAAAGAGTTCTTGCAATACTGCCTAAATCAGCAACCAGATTATATTATTTTTGACAATCCTTTCGATCATTTGGACCAGGTTTCGAGAACAGTTCTAGCAACTTCTTTGGAAGAATTGTCCAATTCGATTACTATCATCCAACTCGTCAATCGTAAAACAGATTTTCTTTCATTTATCGAAAATAAAACACAAATTCGTGACAACTCATTTGCCTTTAATCCTATTTCAGATCAAGATAACAAGACTAAAAAAATTACATCCCGAATTCCAGAACCTTTAATTCCATTTGAAGCTTCCGAAAATATCCTTGTCAAAATGGAAGGTATTTCCGTTCACTATAATGAGCAAAAAATTGTAGACCGAATCTTTTGGACTATTAAACAAGGAGAATTCTGGCAACTTATTGGCCCAAACGGTTCTGGAAAAAGTACGCTACTATCCATGATTACGGGAGATAATCCTAAAGGGTACGGACAAGAATTATATTTATTTGGGCAAAAAAAAGGCAGTGGCGAAAGTGTTTGGGATATCAAAAAGAAAATTGGAATTTTCTCGACCGCTATGACGGAACTTTTCAGAAGAAACCAAACAGTAGAAGAAATGATTTTGTCTGGTTTTTTTGATTCCATTGGTTTGTACATACAACCAACAGTTTTACAAAAACAAATAGTAAAACAATGGCTCGAAGTTATTGAAATGAGTTCTCTTAAAAACAAACATTTTAATAGTCTTTCATTAGGTCAGCAACGCGTTATTTTGATTGTGCGAGCCATTTTAAAACATCCTCCATTGGTAATTTTAGATGAACCCATTGAAGGTTTAGACGATGAAAATGTAGCTTTAGTAATCCAACTTATCAACCTTTTGCAACAAGAAACCAATATGACAATTTTATACGTTTCGCATAGTATAGAACCTACTCTTGCTCCCAATGCCATCTTTGAACTAACACCCGCTCAAAGCGGATCAACAGGAAAAGTAAAATTTCATTCCGATTACCATTAA
- a CDS encoding iron chaperone: MKEKESKNNSLGVDQYLQNLPEDQKEALEKLRQTIKTLVPDVQEYLSYKMPAYYYHGMIGGFAAFKNHCSFFPWDSKTVEQFKEELTGFKTSAGTIQFTPEKPIPNDLLKKIIERRIKENLNKLKK, translated from the coding sequence ATGAAAGAAAAAGAATCAAAAAACAACTCATTAGGCGTTGATCAATACTTACAAAATCTACCAGAAGACCAAAAAGAAGCATTGGAAAAACTACGTCAAACAATCAAAACACTAGTGCCTGATGTGCAAGAATACCTAAGCTACAAAATGCCAGCCTACTATTACCACGGTATGATTGGCGGATTTGCCGCTTTTAAAAACCACTGCAGTTTCTTCCCTTGGGATTCCAAAACGGTTGAACAATTTAAAGAAGAATTAACTGGTTTTAAAACCTCAGCTGGAACGATACAATTCACTCCCGAAAAACCGATTCCTAATGATTTATTAAAAAAAATTATTGAAAGACGTATAAAAGAAAATTTAAATAAATTGAAAAAATAG
- a CDS encoding RluA family pseudouridine synthase, with protein sequence MNNNIELDLEEELFEHFRFEVPKGQAPLRIDKYLMGLIQNATRNKIQNAATEGNIFVNDAIVKSNYKVKAFDVVRVMLSHPPFENHIIAENIPLNIVYEDDALLLINKEPGMVVHPGHGNYTGTLVHALAYHFDNLPMNSSERPGLVHRIDKDTSGLLVIAKTEAAMTHLAKQFEAKTSEREYIALVWGNVTEDHGTIEGNLARHLKDRMQMAVFADPEIGKPAVTHYKVLERFGYVTLISCQLETGRTHQIRAHMKHIGHPLFNDERYGGHLILKGTTFTKYKQFIENCFKALPRQALHAKTLGFIHPVTGEMMRFDTELPDDFKDCIEKWRNYSKSHNTESEE encoded by the coding sequence ATGAACAATAATATTGAATTAGATTTAGAAGAAGAATTATTTGAGCATTTCAGGTTTGAGGTTCCTAAAGGTCAAGCACCTTTGCGAATTGATAAATATTTGATGGGATTGATTCAGAATGCAACCCGAAATAAAATTCAGAATGCGGCTACCGAAGGGAATATTTTTGTAAATGATGCTATTGTTAAATCAAATTACAAAGTAAAAGCCTTTGATGTAGTGCGTGTAATGCTTTCACATCCACCTTTTGAAAACCATATTATAGCAGAGAATATTCCGTTAAATATCGTGTATGAAGATGATGCTTTGTTGTTAATCAATAAAGAACCTGGAATGGTGGTACATCCTGGTCACGGAAATTATACGGGAACTTTAGTGCATGCCTTAGCTTATCATTTTGATAATTTACCTATGAACAGTAGCGAACGTCCTGGATTAGTTCATAGAATTGACAAAGATACTTCGGGACTTTTAGTAATTGCCAAAACAGAAGCAGCTATGACGCATCTCGCCAAGCAATTTGAAGCGAAGACTTCCGAGAGGGAATACATCGCTTTGGTTTGGGGAAATGTTACTGAAGACCACGGAACAATTGAAGGAAACCTTGCGCGACACTTGAAAGACCGTATGCAAATGGCGGTTTTTGCTGATCCTGAAATAGGGAAACCTGCTGTGACACATTATAAAGTATTAGAGCGTTTTGGATACGTGACCTTGATTTCCTGCCAACTTGAAACAGGAAGAACACATCAGATTCGCGCGCACATGAAACACATTGGTCATCCGTTGTTTAATGACGAACGCTACGGCGGTCATTTGATTTTGAAAGGAACGACTTTTACCAAATACAAACAATTTATAGAGAACTGTTTCAAAGCTTTACCAAGACAAGCTTTGCACGCCAAAACATTAGGATTTATTCATCCTGTAACTGGCGAGATGATGCGATTTGATACAGAACTACCAGATGATTTTAAAGATTGCATCGAAAAATGGCGCAATTACTCTAAATCACACAATACAGAATCAGAAGAATAG
- a CDS encoding PASTA domain-containing protein, which yields MSLRKYLTSRVFFGQVFIALAIIAVLGYLFMHWLTFTTDHGHEIAVPNLSKLTEEQVEEKLDELDLDYVLLDSVDFRGDYPKFTVVEQDPLPGTKVKVGRKVYIKINASGYSSVRLPDLIEKTYREAVPTLKALGLEEGTITYIPNLGKDMVLEMRYKGRNLKPGERVLKSSKIDLVLGDGKVSYEEETQVDSTATTTPTEEAPVNEQ from the coding sequence ATGAGTTTACGTAAGTATCTTACTAGCCGAGTGTTTTTTGGGCAAGTATTCATTGCTCTAGCTATTATTGCTGTTTTGGGTTATTTGTTTATGCATTGGTTGACTTTTACAACGGATCATGGGCATGAAATAGCCGTTCCTAATTTGAGTAAATTGACGGAGGAGCAAGTAGAGGAGAAGCTGGATGAATTAGATTTGGATTATGTGCTTTTGGATAGTGTTGATTTCAGGGGAGATTATCCTAAGTTTACTGTTGTTGAGCAAGATCCATTGCCAGGTACAAAGGTAAAAGTAGGTAGAAAAGTATATATTAAAATTAATGCTTCAGGATATTCATCTGTTCGATTACCAGATTTAATTGAAAAAACATACCGTGAAGCAGTTCCAACTTTAAAAGCTTTAGGTCTTGAAGAAGGAACGATAACCTATATCCCGAATCTTGGAAAAGATATGGTTTTAGAAATGCGTTATAAAGGTAGAAACCTAAAACCCGGAGAGCGTGTCTTGAAATCATCAAAAATTGATTTGGTTTTAGGCGACGGAAAAGTGAGTTATGAAGAGGAAACACAAGTGGATAGTACAGCAACAACTACTCCTACAGAAGAAGCACCAGTAAATGAACAATAA
- a CDS encoding D-alanine--D-alanine ligase yields MKNIAIIMGGYSSEYKISLISGNVVYQFLDKTKYNGFRIHIFKEKWVYIDANDNEFPIDKNDFSTTVDGNKISFDCVFNAIHGTPGEDGLMQAYFELLNIPQTACDYYQAALTFNKRDLLSVLKPYGIKTATSYYLNKGDLIKADEIVAKVGLPCFVKPNKAGSSFGISKVKTAAELPIAIEVAYKEDNEIIIESFLDGTEVSVGVINYKGNVTVLPITEIVSENDFFDYEAKYLGKSQEITPARISDEMTQKVGEIAKRAYEVLKMRGFSRSEFIIVDGEPHMLEMNTIPGLTTESLIPQQAKAAGISLEDLFTNAIELALNK; encoded by the coding sequence ATGAAAAACATTGCCATCATCATGGGCGGCTATTCCAGCGAATACAAAATATCACTGATTAGCGGAAACGTCGTATATCAATTTCTTGACAAAACTAAATACAACGGATTCAGAATCCATATTTTCAAAGAAAAATGGGTGTATATAGATGCCAATGACAACGAATTCCCTATCGATAAAAATGATTTTTCAACAACTGTTGATGGAAACAAAATCAGTTTCGACTGTGTTTTCAATGCTATTCACGGAACTCCCGGCGAAGATGGATTAATGCAAGCCTATTTTGAGTTGTTGAATATTCCACAAACTGCTTGTGATTATTACCAAGCTGCCTTAACGTTCAACAAACGTGATTTACTTTCGGTACTGAAACCATACGGAATCAAAACTGCTACTTCGTATTATTTAAACAAAGGAGATTTAATAAAAGCAGACGAAATTGTTGCAAAAGTAGGATTGCCTTGTTTTGTAAAACCAAATAAAGCAGGCTCAAGCTTCGGAATTTCAAAAGTAAAAACTGCTGCCGAATTACCAATCGCCATTGAAGTTGCTTACAAAGAAGACAATGAAATCATCATTGAAAGTTTCCTTGATGGTACCGAAGTTTCTGTAGGAGTTATCAATTATAAAGGAAACGTAACCGTTTTGCCAATAACCGAAATCGTTTCTGAGAATGATTTCTTTGATTACGAAGCTAAATATTTAGGTAAATCACAAGAAATAACACCTGCCAGAATCTCTGATGAAATGACTCAAAAAGTTGGCGAAATAGCCAAACGCGCTTACGAAGTTTTAAAAATGAGAGGATTCTCCCGAAGCGAATTTATCATTGTTGACGGTGAGCCACACATGCTCGAAATGAACACAATTCCAGGATTAACAACCGAAAGTTTGATTCCACAACAAGCAAAAGCGGCTGGCATTTCATTGGAAGATTTGTTTACAAACGCAATCGAATTGGCTTTAAACAAATAA
- a CDS encoding TMEM175 family protein has protein sequence MNKNRLEAFSDGVLAIIITIMILEIKAPESNSFESLKPLIPVFLSYVLSFIYVGIYWNNHHHIFQAVKQVNGSVLWGNLFLLFWLSLIPFATSWIGSQHFSAVPMSLYGFILFMCGLSYTRLLKKIIKLEGKDSLLAKVTEKDYKGKISLTLYLLGVLLSFVSVWISGLLYFAVALLWIVPNTRIEKQIIN, from the coding sequence ATGAATAAAAACAGACTTGAAGCCTTTAGCGATGGTGTTCTAGCAATCATTATCACGATAATGATTTTAGAAATAAAAGCTCCCGAAAGTAATAGTTTTGAATCCTTAAAACCTTTAATTCCGGTGTTTTTGAGTTATGTTTTGAGTTTTATTTATGTTGGTATCTATTGGAACAACCATCACCATATTTTTCAAGCTGTTAAACAAGTTAACGGTTCTGTTTTATGGGGAAATCTTTTTTTGCTGTTTTGGTTATCACTAATTCCTTTTGCAACTAGCTGGATTGGTTCTCAACATTTTTCGGCAGTTCCTATGAGTCTTTATGGTTTTATTCTTTTTATGTGTGGCTTGTCCTATACTAGACTTCTGAAAAAAATTATAAAACTCGAAGGCAAGGATTCCCTTTTAGCTAAAGTAACCGAAAAAGATTATAAAGGTAAAATATCCTTAACTTTATATTTATTGGGAGTTCTATTGTCATTTGTTTCTGTTTGGATTTCTGGATTGCTCTATTTTGCGGTTGCTCTATTATGGATTGTTCCTAATACGAGAATCGAAAAACAAATAATAAATTAA
- the coaD gene encoding pantetheine-phosphate adenylyltransferase has translation MRKAIFPGSFDPITLGHEDIIKRGISLFDEIVIAIGVNHEKKYMFSLEERKRFIEETFKDEPKVKVITYEGLTIDLCHKIDANFILRGLRNPADFEFEKAIAHTNRRLSKIETVFLLTAARTSYISSSIVRDVIRNHGEYQMLVPDAVRVKQTPEI, from the coding sequence ATGAGAAAAGCCATATTTCCGGGTTCTTTTGATCCCATCACTTTAGGTCATGAAGACATCATCAAAAGAGGAATTTCACTTTTTGACGAAATTGTAATTGCCATTGGGGTAAATCACGAAAAAAAGTACATGTTTTCATTAGAAGAAAGGAAGCGCTTCATTGAGGAAACCTTCAAAGATGAGCCCAAAGTAAAAGTGATAACTTATGAAGGCTTAACTATTGATTTATGCCATAAAATTGACGCAAATTTTATTTTGCGTGGACTGCGTAATCCTGCTGATTTTGAATTTGAAAAAGCCATTGCACATACCAATCGAAGGTTGTCAAAAATTGAAACCGTGTTTTTGTTAACTGCTGCCAGAACTTCTTATATCAGTTCTAGTATTGTACGAGATGTAATTAGAAATCATGGGGAGTACCAAATGCTTGTGCCTGATGCAGTAAGAGTAAAACAGACTCCTGAAATATAA